TTATATGTTGACAAGTTGAATTCTGAAGTATTATTTGCCAATTAGGCAAGGGCACGATGAAGACACTGCATTGCTAATGGGCAGATATCATTATGTCTGTACTTTCGGCAAAGGATCAAGAATCCAAGAGTTTTGACAGCATCTCCTGACGTCGTTATATTGTTGAGTACGTGACGGCGGGGAATAGaggaaacagagagaaagaacacCACGAACGAATCTTATCAAGATTCAATCCGCCAGTCTCGGATCCACGGTCTTTGGCCCGATGTTGAGCCAGGGCCGCCGAGAACGCCCAATGAAACGCCCGGCGGCGATGCGATTTTGGTGGTAGCGGCGAACTGCAAACGTAGGCAGCAGCAATTTgcatatattttttttttttgacccATCATATTGGCTGACGGTGGACTTCGTGAGTGGCGCGTTCCTCATCCTCGGTGCGTCATCCAGCGTCGGCATTATCCCATCTCACCTCATTCCGGTCTTCCATGCATTTATTTCGATGGCGATGTTCGGTCCAAAACCCaacacaaccacaaccaaaAACACAGTAGTGAAGGTGTCAGGAGAAAGTAATTAAGGACACTGCCTTCGTCAATAAAAAAAGACAATCGGCAAAATGGTAGCGTGTGATGTACAACCTCCACCGGATGAGGTTATCGTTGTGCTACAGTAGTCCttgattgttttgtgttttacatGCTCTAATTGCTTGCGGAGTTCGTTCCATTCTTCCTCCGTCCATCTTCTTCTCCCGTGTCCAGCAGCCCAGCTCAATGCACAATCCCTGAAATAGCATACACACATTTCGGGCCCGAGCCAATCCAATTCTTTGAAATCCGGCGCAGCGCACTCCGGAACTGTGGCAAATGAACGATGGTGTCGTCAGCCATTCGCCAGAGTTCGCCACGCCGAGAGCGCGCAATCGGAGCaacaaaggaacaaaaaaaaagagtgcGAAGACTCGAGAGCACAGcagaaccccccccccccccgttcgTTGAGAGCCGCTGATCACGGGGTCTGGGCCGCGGGAAGAGTTTATAACCTCAtttctcggcggcggcggcagcggcggcgacgtcgtcgttgtcgtcaaCTGGAATCGCATTTGCAGGCAACGAATTTGCGGGGCATAAGCAACGGCGCACTGGAATGATAGGAACCAGGGAGGGGAGTCGAGCGAAAGACGGGGGGCGTTGGACGtcggggagaaaaaaaaacgataaccACGGCCAAGAGCCAGGCGCGCGCCGTCAAAGCCATGGCCATGGCGGGGCCGGCGCGATCGACTGCGCGCAAGAATTCCGACGCAGACGGAATGTGACGGAAACGAAGAAGTAGAAGCAGAGGCAGACAGCAGCAGTGAGATGacgtagtggtggtggtggtggtgttgatgcgACGCCGAGTCGTGAACGTTTCGATTTCGCCCAGGTCCCCAGGTCCGCTGCCACAGATTGCCTTTTATGGAGATGAACGTCTCGTGCTGCCTAGTGTCCCCAAGGCAGCGTCCGACGTCACCGGCCTTGATGATGTCTAGGAGAGCCAGTCGGAGGCTACTCACGCGGCGGCCACACAGGGCCCCCTCCTCACTGCGGTGGTAGATCACGCGTTCGAGACAGCCTTTTGGGGACTGACGGAGTTGCACAGGGGTCAGCAACAGGAGACAGGGAATCGGGGGAGAGGAATGCCTGCTGGTGAATGGAACGCACACCACCGCGAgctacacgcacgcacaccaccggaaACTGAATCCCTCAAGTCTGTCCCAAGAATTCGGAACAGTCGAGCGTCCAGCATCGAGCGTCGTGTGATGGACATGCCGCCAAACCTGCCACCAACCCCGATGACTAATGTAGAAGTAGCAAACGCAACTGAAGTTCCGCCAACTGGACTGGTCTTCCcccgggccgtggccgctTGGCCTCGGAGGCTTCATTAGCCTCAATGTGCGTATGTGGTGTTTTGCCGGTCTACGTGTCACGCCGTTTGACGCGGGGTTTATCTGCTCTGGCACACTTACGCCTTAAGCTCCAAAGCTGTGGCCGTCAGCCGTCGGTACATCCGGAATACATTTCTCCGAGGAAACGTACCACCGCCCGGATCCAGCACAGCTCAGGCACTAAACCGCCAATGGACGCAGTTGTCCCTGGATGAGTTATTTAAAGGGGACACGGAGGGGGCAATTCTTGAATGTCTAGAACCAGACTTCACCCACTTTAGGGCTTCGTCCAGTCTACCGAACCGAATACGACTCTCTCCAAGGTCCAAAGCCCTTGCCGATCAATCGCGCACCTTTTCGACGTGTTGTAGCAATGACGGGGAAAAAATCGGTCGGTCCTTATCCAATGGCTCATGACTCACCAGCCGCTATCAATCGCTCGCGAACCCCCGTACCCCGGCTCCAGTTCCGGTAGTATTAAAGATGGGGAGTGGTGGGGAACCCCACAGTGCAATCGGtcctttattttattgctgCAATACTGCACCAAAGATGTGGCGACACACCGGCATATATGAGCGATAAGCAAAAGCCTCTTCAATCCCCAACTGTCAACAGGCGGTGCGGCGCGATAGGTGACAAACGCGCGCGGATAGCCAGCCACGAAGCAACATACTCTGGGAAGGTCACCTTGTCTCTGCTGTGTGGGGCCAGTCGGACGTGTTTCACGTGGTACGCCTGGACACCTGACCTTCAATTGTACCCGTGTCAGCAAGCAGAGACGAGTagcccattttttttgtcactaGGAACCTTGGCGCGTGACACCTCTTCTTCGTGCCGAGTGAGCGACAGTATGCACGTGAAACTGCACTCAACTTGAAACATATCCACTGAGCCCATATGGCTCGCGAGATGAAACCGGACACAATGTTGCGCGCTGCACTTCAGAAATTGGGTCGCTTGTACTGAAGAATGTACAACTAAGAGCAACAAAGACgatttgtttactatttgagAAAACTATTTAATATTGTGGCACAACGATAACATTACATTCTAACGCGTTGTTCAGACGTGTTGCGTTGTCATTAATTTCCGTAGGGTTCACTAATTTCACGATCGTTATTACACCCCTTGCCTTGATGCGGTTATTTGTACTAGTTGAACTTCAAACTATTGCTGTAACCAATTCTAGGACCTGATAAGAAAAATGGTTTGCTAATGGACAGGAAACATTATGTTCGTATTTCCAACAGACCAAAACAAGCGTTACACGTCTTGGTGTCTTTTGAAGTGTCTTGATGCCGTCAGCTTAACAAGGAGAATTCAAGTTTTACAACATTTCCCGGCGTCATTTTGTAATTGCGCCCGTGAAATCGGAGAATAGAAGAACAAGAAGACAGCACAGTGTTTGCCCAGTTGGGTTTTACACAATTTAGCTTGTACCTACCTGATGATAAAAAAAGCCCGTCACTTGCAATGACCAATCAAAAACCCCGACCAAAGCACCCCAAACCATAAGTGGATGATACCGGTCTACCAGTACGTCATGGCGAAGGTGCCGCAAAGTGCAGTTACATCAGAAAGACCGTCAGTATTAcgcttacttacttatccggctactaACAACCGCCAAGCGGTCTTAGCCAGCAACCCCTTAGTATGGACAATTTGAAAAAGGGTTTCATTTTACCATAAGCCTGTTTAAACACTTTCTTCATACTGGGAAAGTCCCCTGAACAGACCAGTCGTTTATAAGACTGACTGAACTTTCCTCCTATAATCGTGCCCTATAAATCAACATTAAGAAGCAAATGACAAAGGCATAATGGTGTGAGAATGCATTTCTTGCATTGAACTTGTAAGTAAAAGCTATCTTTGTGGGTCGTGCTGACTCGAAATCCTACCAACACTCGGTGAAAGATGTAATGATTCCTGACTTGTAATGAATGACCAAGTTTTTAACCTTAGATCAAGACTTAATCCTAGAGCAGAATAATCATGATGACTGTTCTTATCGAATGCGAAAGACGTCCAACTGAATTTAGATCCCCTGTCGATACCGCTATAGTAAACCGATACGGCAGTGTGGTTTGTCatgcgtttaatttttgccTGTCCACTCTCCTGGGTGGGATCCGTTGACGACAAGATTCTTTGTAGCGTACCGCAAACTGAGCAGCATTCTACTAGTGTTCCATGGGAAAACAGAAAGCTTCCTTAAATGCAATTCTGAGAGCAACGGGTCGCTTGTACTATAACGAATTCCGCACAGTACAGACACACCAGACGCATAGAGTGGCCACCAGACCGTACGATGGGTCCGCCCGAGATCCGTTCACACCGCACTGCACCATGATGCACCTGTGTTGGGCGCGCTGTGCAATTACAACCGCTTCGCGCGGAataaagaaagtgaaaaatacTCACTAGCCTAGTGCCGTGCTGGTGCGCTACCCAATAATGATTATGACACGCCCTGAATCGTTATTGAAATGCGCAACGGTGCAACAAAACAGGCATGCGTTTAAGattagaaaatgaaaacaaaatagaaaggCGTCGGCTGCTGGAAACCCGTTCACAATTCGCTCTCGGAcggagaaaaacgaaagaacgtACGCGTGTTGCAATGAGCCACCGTTCATCGTCTGTGCACGACGATTAGCAGGACGAGGCGAAAGCCGCGGGCATCGGATCACACACCACATATCCATCCATCCGCATCGTGCCGAAAGCGTCTGGCAAATTCGTAGTCACTGGCACGCGGTAGCATGCTGCGTAGGCTATGCTAATGGCATAAACATTGTAGGTTGAAGGATCTTGACGCGATGTAGGCTCAGGCTTTCATATAGATATAGCAAGTTGGGGTCTCGGCAGTCACAACTCTATATGGAAAAAATTAGACGTgtgaggttgttgttgtgttgttcaCCGCTTACCGCTAGCTCCGCAAACtatcatcttcttctttccTAACCTCTGTTTGCCATCCCTTCCAGATGGCACTACCAACTTCGCTCGACAAGGATGCGATTCGGGAGGCGTACGAGGACGTGCGCTCCAATCTAAGCGATAACGATTGGGCCGTGTTCAAGTTCGACGGGCTGAAAATCGTCTGCTCGGCCAAAGGTCAAGGCTTCCAGGAACTTTGCGACGAATTTCAAGACGACGAGCGTGCCTTCGGCTACGTTCGAATACAGATGGGCGACGAGATGTCCAAGCGCAGTAAATTTCTGTTCCTCACGTGGATTGGGCCGGAGGTTGGCGTAATGCAGCGCGCCAAGATGTCTACCGACAAGTCGATCATCAAAGATGTGATCAATGTAAGCCGCCCCACTACGGTTTTCTATCGTCACTACAGTCTGCTCATTGGgatttgcttttgttttcgttttgtttttgcagaaCTTTGCCGTTGAGCTGCAAGTCGAAACGAGTGCCGATCTGGACCTGGAAATGTTCAAGATGCACCTGAACAAGGCGGGCGGCGCCAACTATGGCACGGGCGTACGAGACCTGTAAGCGCTGTGCCGATAGAAAGTAGGAAACGAGCGAGAGCGGACCAATGCACGGGACCTTCGTTTGTCCGCGACGAACGGATCGCGGGTCCTGTTGTAGCAAGTAACATcgccaaaaaaacgaaaaatgtaaatgGAACATTCGATTTTTCGAGAACACCCGACGAGAGGACCTGACGTCGCTCGCATCAAACGACGGCCACTAAACCAGCGACCAACCGCGCAACCTTAGGATTTAGATTGTACGTGTTTAAAAATCTGCTATTTAACACTCGTCTACCCATGTGCTCATTGCTGCCTCGTTGAATGTGGTGTCACCTTCGTAGACGATGGACACTTCATCGATTTCTGTCGTTCCTTGTTATCTAAATCTAACGCTTTTGGCATTCCGGTTTCAATCTCATCGATGAGCGATCGCAGagattgtttcaattttcacccGTGTTCGATCTCATCAGTTCGCCCGTCTGCTTAACGCTTCACGCACGCATTTCAAAGTATTTTATAGTTAAGACAGCGGAACTGTGTTTGCCGCTACCTATTTGGCTACTACCATACCAGGGAGCAGACAGACGCTCATCACGTACCTGCTTTATGATAAACAGCAAGCAGGATAGGTAAATGATGGCAGTACACGATGCCGCAGTTAAAAAGATGTAACAGAAATTATAAATTCGTAACTCTTAACTGAAAAGCGCACACACCATAGATAGTCCGCACAAAATATAACTTGCGACTTGCGACAgacacgaaaaacaacaaacggcacaATGCAGGGATAGGAAACGTAGAGTGCGGCAATGCTTTCTGCTTAAAATCGTTACACAACGTGGGCAAAAACTGTGCGACTGTTTTGCGAGTGTATATCCATGCCACCAGTAGGAAGAACTATTTATCTGCAATGTTGTAATTGGataggatgaaaaattaaataaagtgaacgaaaaacCCCTACATCGGTAGAGTTAAACATGGAACAAACAGAAAAGACCATACCTGTTGCGGAAGATACTTTACCCAAATTTGGTGACCACGGAGTGGACGAATCCATCCTCCATTTTCATCTGAGGACACTGTTCGGCGCTGTAGGTACATGCGCAACCTGATTTCACGATATTTTTTCTCATTGCCAGAGCAGTGCGTTTTGTACTGCCCAAAAAACCGAGTAGCATACGGCACGAAAGTTAACAGGAGCCCAAGTGAAGGAGTAAAAAAAGTTGTGCACCCATCTAAAGCGAAAATGAGCAATTAACCAAcaagaaaaaggggaaagcTACATGCCCAGCTAAATTTTTTACAGCGAGTGAAAGGGACTGACTTTGTGTCTACTGCAATCTACAcctaaaacaaagaaaacaatatgAAATTAATCTTTCACAACCTACAATGTAAGGATTTAACAACTCcagccaatttttgtttcctaCCAACCCGTCGTATGGCAGTACGCCGTAAAATGCAGGGTTTATGTTAAAGGTCGAATGGTTCTTTACCCTTTCATGCCTGAGTCAGCGACATGTGAGAACAAGCATCACCTAGCGACTCCTGATGTGTATCTATAAGATTGATTGTGAATGTGTTTCTGGTTTTCGCCATCTGCCTTCGTCACAAACGAGAAATACGCTCAGAAAGCGACCGAACACCGCTTCGGGAGAGAACCGATTGTACGCCACTGAAAATATTCTCCCAGTGTAGAAATAAAACTATAAACTGATTCAAAACTACTTAGCGGCATTTTGAATGTGATAATAATGTGCTGCCTTTTTCTAAATATTTGCTTCGGTTAACTCCGTTGTATTGGCCACTAGAAACTGTAGACAGTTGGGAGTTGTGTTTTGCAGCTTCGTTCATTTTCCAagctttactttttccccaagcAGCGCTCACGACGAGGTGCATCAATTAGAACGGATTCTAACAGCTCAGAAATTTCTACTCAGCCTAACCGGGTTACGGGTGTGCTATCGACCAACTTTCGATTGAGATAGAAGACGTGTCGATTTTCTCGATGCTTTCACGGTGCAGCAGATAGAGTACCAAAGTACAGAGTGGTGCGAGCGTGACCCGCTGTCGAGTTTTGCTTGTACTTCTATAACTAGCCATGAATAACATTCAGGAAAACTTCCTTTTCGAGGCCGTCTCTTTGAAACGTACATATATTGTTAACACGACTATAGAAATCCATAATAACAACATTCAActgtcaaataaaaaaacggccacaacggCCAGTAAAGAGTAAACCTGTTTATATGAGCACACGTCCAATGTTTTCTTGTGAAACTGACTTTATGTGAGATAACTGTCACATTTTTGTTGATGtatttttgctccactttttcGACAGATTATTCGACAGACAGACTAGATtatgtaataaaaaattaaacactaACCGGTACGGTGTTCTGTTTAACCAACTACAACTTACCACTAGTTCgtataaacacacacacgctcgcaTTTACATTCGTTTCGCAATTTTCTGTGGTACGCATTTTATAGTTGGACCTTAACACCAAATGCTCCCAACACAGTTTACAACATCTTTGAACCAATGTCGACTGTAGAgtgaattgtttattttgccgTTTGTTGCCAAAAATTCGTTTATCGGTTTCCTTGCATTCAAATACAATGCGCTGTCAGAGTGAATCTGCCAAGGGATTATTATTGTTGGATTGCGTTTTGTACGTAACTTTCCTGTACCATAGTGCGCTGTAGCTGCAGCGTAACTTTTAAACGTGATACAAATTTGGCTATACGCCCGTGTCAGACTATATCGCATTCCGACAATCAGTTTGATTCTTATTAAATACCGTTTTCTGGTTACTAATTAGGTAACTAAAAAAATATGCAGCAAATCCTGCGCCCTAATTGGTTGTATTTTTTCCACGATATCGGCTAGGCTTCGCTATAGCATGTACACGGCAGAAAAACAATGACTTTTTTCTGCGTATCTCTTTTAAAACGACTCTACTTGTAGTCGCCAGTTGTGAGCTGTCATTTTTGCGTAGCTCCTTGGATAAAAACGGCCCAGTTTTCGTCACTATTCCAGAGCTCTTGTAACAAACGCTAgccaattttgttttcctgttgAACTGTATTCCCGTGAAGCAataaaagatggctgtacccGTGTACAGTGCAATGAAACTGTAAGTAGAAAGTGTAGTGATATAAAAATCGCTGCCCGAAGGCTGAGCGGACGGTGCGCTAACGGCGCCCTTCCGAACTCGTCAGGAATATGGCGATTAGCGTTCTGCCTGAACCAGCTACGACGAATATGTGCAGCTCTGCCGATGACCTGATCCTGATGTCTTTCGACTCTTTTTCAGCTACATTTCTGCAGATAAATTCTACATCGAACCGTGCGGGGAGAATGTGAACGAGTATATGGTGATAGATCGGGCATCTGCGATAGCCGAAGTTCAAGGTACGTAATTATGTGTGGTGAATTGAGGTTAGGGATTCTGTTCTCTGTAAGCTCTGCAGCTGCTTCTCCGTTTCTTCGATTACAGAAAAAGAAGCCTTATCCTACCCGCCGGATTGCGAGCCACGAATGATCTACGGCATTCTCGGCATGTTAGAGCTTCCCAGCTGTATGTACTTGTGCGTCATTATGGATAAAGCTGCTGCCGGAATACTCGAGGGTCACGAAATCCATCGGCTAACTTCGTACGCTATGGTATCACTGCGAACAGGCGGCGTACTAGAAGAGCATCAGGACAGTACATGCATGAAGCTCGTACTTCAGGTACTGAACACACCGTTCTTTTACTTCTCCTATTCGTCCGACCTTACGCACACGCTGCAACGCGCTCGGAAGGTTACCGGTACTAGCCTTTACGAGCGGGCGGATACTCGATTCGTTTGGAACTACGCCCTGCTCGATGGCTGGTATCGCTCCGACATGTATCGGTACTGCGTACCGCTGCTACACGGCTGTGAGTAGTAGAAACCCCCTTTACTGCGACTGTCGGAAAGATAATATTCCTTTTTGCCTTTCTTGGTTGCCAGTTATTTCCATACACGATATACAGGTTAGCTACAAGAACGTTTGCTTTGTGCTAATTTCACGGCGCTCGCGAGAGCGCGCTGGTACTCGGCTGTTCACACGGGGCATCAACAGCAACGGTGAAGTTGCCAACTATGTGGAAACGGAGCAAATTATCGCTTGCGGTGTAGACCGAGTTTCTTTTGTACAGACGCGTGGCAGCATTCCGCTGTTCTGGCAACAAATGCCCAACCTACGCTACAAACCTGCTCCGAAGCTGCTGAACGATGTTGATCATTTGACCCCCTACTCGAAGCACATCGACGATCAACTCGCTCGGTATGGGCGCCAGATATTGATTAATCTCATCGATCAGAACGGTGCCGAAAGTGAACTCGAGCGAGCGTTTCGAGCAATGGTTAAAACGCATGGAAATCCAAACGTACGTTACGAAGCGTTCGATTTCCATCGCGAGTGCCGCGGCATGCGGTATGATCGAATAAGTTCATTGATCGCACGAGTCGCTAAAGAGCAAGACGAGCTTGGAGTATTTCACCACCAGGTTGACGCGGAGGGCTTGGTGCTCTCGAAGCAGAAAGGAGTTTTTCGCACGAACTGCATCGACTGTCTTGATCGGACGAATTTGTTCCAAAGTGTCCTCGCCCAACGCAGTCTGCAGCAAACGCTCGAGAAGCTGGACATAGTCCGCTATATCGAGCCTACTTCGGCCTTAGCAACTATCTTCAAAGCGGTGAGTGATATATTGCGAGTTCGTTGCTCGGAAAGGTCCTCATTTTCCTCTCCGACAGGTATGGGCCGACAATGCAGATCTCATCTCACTACAATACGCGGGGACACGGGCCCTCAAAACGGACTTCACGCGCACCGGGAAACGCACATTAGCAGGAGCCTATAAAGATGGCAGGAACTCTTTGCGACGCTACatcaaaaataatttcaccGATGGGCGTCGCCAAGATGGGATTGATTTCCTTCTCGGTACATACCGCGAGCCGGATACAGGGGCCG
This window of the Anopheles cruzii chromosome X, idAnoCruzAS_RS32_06, whole genome shotgun sequence genome carries:
- the LOC128274781 gene encoding coactosin-like protein, with the translated sequence MADSVEVEQMAEAKPRKMALPTSLDKDAIREAYEDVRSNLSDNDWAVFKFDGLKIVCSAKGQGFQELCDEFQDDERAFGYVRIQMGDEMSKRSKFLFLTWIGPEVGVMQRAKMSTDKSIIKDVINNFAVELQVETSADLDLEMFKMHLNKAGGANYGTGVRDL
- the LOC128268184 gene encoding phosphatidylinositol-3-phosphatase SAC1, with the translated sequence MAVPVYSAMKLYISADKFYIEPCGENVNEYMVIDRASAIAEVQEKEALSYPPDCEPRMIYGILGMLELPSCMYLCVIMDKAAAGILEGHEIHRLTSYAMVSLRTGGVLEEHQDSTCMKLVLQVLNTPFFYFSYSSDLTHTLQRARKVTGTSLYERADTRFVWNYALLDGWYRSDMYRYCVPLLHGFISIHDIQVSYKNVCFVLISRRSRERAGTRLFTRGINSNGEVANYVETEQIIACGVDRVSFVQTRGSIPLFWQQMPNLRYKPAPKLLNDVDHLTPYSKHIDDQLARYGRQILINLIDQNGAESELERAFRAMVKTHGNPNVRYEAFDFHRECRGMRYDRISSLIARVAKEQDELGVFHHQVDAEGLVLSKQKGVFRTNCIDCLDRTNLFQSVLAQRSLQQTLEKLDIVRYIEPTSALATIFKAVWADNADLISLQYAGTRALKTDFTRTGKRTLAGAYKDGRNSLRRYIKNNFTDGRRQDGIDFLLGTYREPDTGAVFPVMQPYNPKIIILICLFVITFAGTFMLLVFPQEYTVAITLCIMACLTMALLLFYYLYKNRSAMIVWPQLERLKEQ